In Oculatellaceae cyanobacterium, the following proteins share a genomic window:
- a CDS encoding transposase produces MVTPRREGVSTVAFIDNYCQHYYSLFIVSVNAYGVVEGITYPLIFEIFKPKNRLKPGEQYKTKPQIAVEIIKELNQWGFKIKLVLADSLYGESGDVIDCLDNLKLLFIVAIRSNHGVLMPPGSRKRYNRWKAYQQKLSGRRAETRYLREIIFGKRRALRYYQISKTNTPDPTGDESWYIMTNVSMDLSENLAQLYSLRNWIEYGFKQVKNELGWADFRLTNYQSIERWWEIIFSAYLLVSIHATYFRFNHPSTTIFTSELSWSSDFQVGQHSQHSHWESGTTWKSALNNLRLIIQPYIFYCLIQPWLTVFSIPGMKRCFLKLIDFMNNFRASPLSFPFAS; encoded by the coding sequence ATGGTTACGCCACGCCGAGAAGGGGTAAGTACAGTCGCATTCATAGATAACTATTGTCAACACTATTATTCATTATTTATAGTATCAGTAAACGCTTATGGAGTAGTAGAGGGAATTACGTATCCACTAATCTTTGAAATATTTAAACCAAAAAACCGCTTAAAACCAGGAGAGCAATATAAAACTAAACCCCAAATAGCCGTTGAAATTATTAAAGAGTTGAACCAATGGGGATTTAAAATCAAGTTAGTTTTAGCAGATAGCTTGTATGGGGAGAGTGGAGATGTCATCGACTGCTTAGACAATTTAAAACTCTTGTTTATCGTTGCCATTCGCTCTAATCATGGAGTGTTAATGCCACCCGGAAGCCGAAAACGTTATAATCGATGGAAGGCATATCAGCAAAAGCTTTCAGGTCGCCGAGCCGAGACTCGCTACCTGAGAGAAATTATTTTTGGCAAACGTCGTGCCTTGAGATATTACCAAATCAGTAAGACTAATACCCCTGACCCAACGGGAGATGAAAGTTGGTACATTATGACGAATGTATCAATGGATTTATCGGAGAATTTAGCGCAACTGTATAGTTTAAGAAATTGGATTGAGTACGGTTTTAAACAAGTCAAAAATGAACTGGGTTGGGCTGACTTCCGTCTCACTAATTATCAAAGTATTGAGCGATGGTGGGAAATCATCTTTAGTGCATATCTTTTGGTTAGCATTCACGCGACTTACTTTCGATTTAATCATCCATCAACTACAATATTCACTTCGGAATTATCTTGGTCTTCTGATTTTCAAGTTGGTCAACATAGTCAACATAGTCATTGGGAATCTGGTACCACATGGAAAAGTGCCTTGAATAACTTGAGATTGATTATTCAACCCTATATTTTTTACTGTTTAATTCAACCTTGGTTAACAGTATTTAGCATTCCTGGTATGAAACGTTGCTTTTTGAAATTAATTGATTTCATGAATAATTTTCGAGCTTCTCCGCTGAGTTTCCCTTTTGCTAGTTGA
- a CDS encoding DUF29 domain-containing protein, with product MTTNLKLTSHQELYQQDYYQWLNTTAELLRSRQLDDVDFDNLIEEIEDMGGSQRRELQSRLIVLLMHLLKYQYQPSMRSSSWRGTIFEQRRQIALLIKNSPSLKPYYLEIFSECYSDAINEASAETNLPLSAFPVESPFLPLDVINLDFISTLVNTEED from the coding sequence ATGACCACTAACCTAAAACTTACTTCACATCAAGAACTTTATCAACAAGATTATTACCAGTGGCTCAATACAACGGCTGAACTGTTGCGCTCACGTCAGCTTGATGACGTAGATTTTGATAATTTAATTGAAGAAATTGAAGACATGGGCGGTAGCCAGCGACGGGAATTACAAAGCCGATTAATTGTTTTGTTGATGCACCTGCTCAAATATCAATATCAACCATCAATGCGCTCCTCTAGTTGGAGAGGTACGATTTTTGAACAGCGTCGTCAAATAGCTTTATTAATTAAAAATAGCCCCAGTCTCAAACCTTACTATCTAGAAATTTTCTCTGAGTGTTATTCCGACGCTATTAATGAAGCTAGTGCTGAGACTAATTTACCCTTATCAGCCTTTCCGGTTGAGTCTCCTTTCCTCCCATTAGATGTGATTAATCTCGATTTCATCTCAACCCTGGTTAATACTGAGGAAGATTGA